The genomic window CAAGATAGATTCCCAACCTGCATAATCCCTCCAGGACTTCCCATTATTCCTTTCAAATAAACAGTTTGTATTGAATCAATAACCAGAGCCCGAGGAGCGAGATACTGAACTTTTTTCAATATATCCTGACACAATACAATAGCAAACAATACATCAATTAGACGCCTGTACAATGCTCTACTCTAGCCAATTAAAAGGCAAACAAAATTCTTGGTAGTATCAAGAAATTGTTAAAACCATGTTAAAAAAATAACACACAACTGATCCTTATGGTAAAAACAAGTCAGAAGAATCCAAGACAAATCACCTCAATATCATTACTTGAATATAAATAAATGTCTTCTGTAATGCCAAGGCGATCCGCCCTATTGCCTATTTGCTCAACACTCTGTCATAAATGAACAAATTATGATAAATAAAAGCTACATCAAAAAGTATTTTAAAGAATTAAACAACAGTTGTAAATCAGAGGATATACTACACTGTCCAAGTCAACGGTTTTTCTGtagattaattattatattattcacAGGCTTACTTTCTTCTACATTTAAATGAGGTTATTTTCCCCTAAATATCTAGTTTGAGAAATGAATAAGTTTTATAAAAGCCACACGAGATTTTTCAGGAACTTGAGATGATAATTAAGTTTACAATTTTGAAAACCACCAACAAGCAAAAGCCAAACCTCTTCACCAGAGACGTACACAACTGGAGATGCTTCGCTATCATTGCACTCTTCTGTGATCATTGCAGCAATCTGCAAGTTCAAGTGTCACAATTAAAGTAAGTGTCCATGGGGTTGGCCAAGTCTTCAAAAGAATGTTAGCCATCTAACTTGAAGATCCAGTTTCAGTGTTTCACTATCTGAAAAGTAATCCATACCTGCAGCAGCAGAGTACTTTTCCCGACACCAGGATCGCCACCAACTAAAGTCAAAGAGCCTTCAAACCCAACATTACAAAAGCAAAATTACTAAGCCATGAGTACTCTTGCAATATGGGTTTTCAGAAACTTTAATCACATAAGATATGGTAACCACTAGAACAATCAGCTGGAGAATTCATAACAGAATTTAAATAAGGAGCACAGGAAAAAGCAAAAGTAGTAACTCCTTGGAACTAGTCCTCACCCATCAAACATACAATCAAATCATGGCCAAGACAGAGAGTTTGTCTAAAGATAAGCATAAATATTGAATTGAACCTGGTACAAGGCCTCCACCAAGCACTCTAGAAACTTCATTTCCACAAGGACCATTTCTGaaatcaaagcaaaccacaaaAAATATAACACTTGCCACATTGTTTCTTCAATGGTAAATTGCAAACAAATGATCCATTTAAAGCTTGTATCTTTTTGAAAGAACCTACAATGGAATCCTCCAATGAAGCTGATCAAGACCTCTATTGACCTCAGACAATCTCAATGGACGCAACTGAGTTTCTTCCTGGTGAGGTAGCCATGACCCAACAGCACCATCCATAACAGCAAAACCACTCACCTTGTTGTCACTTCCTTTGGTTTCATGAAACTCTTTCATGGTTCCAGCTTCACCACATGACCTGCACACACCCCACCATTGCCCTGCACTGTAGCCGCAATTGCTGCAAACCCAGTGAACCTTCTCCTTGGCCTTCTTCTTCTTCGGAGCGCCACCGATTCCCTGAACTGGGTTTGTGGCAAAGTCTTGAGCTTTGTGATCAGAAGAAGAGGGGTTTGCATTGGCGGTGAATGGGTGTTGTGGGTtgtgaaggtgaaggtgaaagGTTGAATTTGGTGGAAATGATGATTGGTTTAAAGGAAGCAAATGGAAACGAGAGAAGAAGGGCACGGAAGCCATTTGGATTTGCATGGATTGAAGCTCGTCCAAATAAACCCTAGTGGAGGGTTTTAACTTTTGACTCTTGAGAGTTTCAGTTGAAAAAAATCAAATAGACATgaattttttcacttttttatttttgatattgggTTAGTGGTGGTGTATAACCGCACTATGGGGGTGCATTGGTGCAAGGTGCTTGACGGGAGTGTGGCACTTAGAAATCGTTGGGTCCGAATTTATGGTTCCCAAAAATTTTTTCCATCTTGCCAAGAAATTGTTGAGTCCGATTTCTTTGTGCAAAAGAAAAATCTGAACGTTAAGCATGAAATTGGTGGGTCCGATTTCCATGCACTGCCCTCCATGAACCACAAATCGGACGATCCAATTTGTATCCCTTTTCAGCTGCAGTAAATCGGACCGTTTGATTACTTCTCTTCACCTGAATGCCGTCACACCGATGTAAAATTCTCCATAGTTTCATAACCCAGCATTACACCACAGTCGGTGTCATATCAAAAAAAATTAGCCGAATTTTTTTCCTGaccaacaaaaaaaaagacaTGAATTTAAGCAAGTATTGTGACAATTATATTTCTTACATTTTAATCTCTTCTTGTCTAATAATCCTTTTATATATATTTGCAAAGCTACATGGAAAACATATTTTAGtaactaaatttaattaaattaatcaaataattTATTGACATAATAAAAGTTAATTAAAGATAAAGAATGAGACATATAAAAAAGActtgattaaatttaattatatatattagcgGTTCAACAGATANNNNNNNNNNNNNNNNNNNNNNAATcgcatttttattgtttttaaaaattaattttattttttgttaatatatcATTTACTCTTTAAATTTATTagataagtatttttttattttaatattgatgtgattttatttatatcatattttattaaaattaaaattactataaatcaaaatataattaaaaaataataataataacattattttgattcaaaaagagtatatataaaccaaaatacaTGAGTAAGTTGttattcaaattttgaattttgaaatggagaGTGGAGAGAGCGGGGGAGAGTCTTCGAGGGTGGCACATAGCGAGGCAGCCGGCCATGCCGGCGAGAGCAATAAGGGGGAGAGTGGAGGTGGGCATGCATCAGGTGAAAAGGAGGGAATTAAAGGAGACAATAACAAGATTCAAGGTCAGCGGATATCGTTCAGAGATAAAGTTGTGGGTGCCTCAACAAGGAGAGCTTTGGAGGTTGCTGATTCTCTTGATGGGGATAAGATGGCTACAGTAGTTGGTAAGCAAGGCGATTCGGAGATACCAACTGTGACGTTCACTGAAGAAGCAAAGGAGATATTGGCAGAGCCCTACAAAGATGCCATCGTGATCAAAGTTCTTGGAAAAAACTTTAGCTATACGGCGATCACGCACAGGCTTAAAGGAGTCTGGAGAACCAAAGGAGGATATGAGGTACTAGATGTCGGTTTTGGCTATTTCTTAGTTAAATTTGATCTCTTGGAGGATAGAGAAAAAGTTCTCCTTGGCGGACCGTGGATGATTACTGGTAGTTATGTTGCGGTTAAACCTTGGAGTTCTTCATTCAGACCTTGTGAAAATACTTTTGGATCTACCATGGTTTGGATAAGAATTACAGGTTTAAACATTAACTATTATCAAGAGAAAGCCATGAAAATGATTGCGTCAGCTGTTGGTAAACCGATCCGCATCGATTTAGCCACCAAGTCTGCAGAGAGGGGAAAATGCAGATGACCTCCTCCTTTTTTGTAAAGCAAAGAAAAATCAAGTTCGGAATGTTGTGCACACCTTGGAGTTGTTCTGCAAAGCTTCAAGTATGAAGGTTAACATTGAAAAATCTAAAGCTATTTGTTCTAGAAATATCTCTAATAGAAGGAAGGAAATGTTGTCTGGTGTTTCTCATATTCCTTTTACTAGTGACCTAGGCAAATACTTGGGAGTGAACCTTAATCATCCTCGAGCTGCTAGGTCTCTTTTTTCGGACTCTTTAGAGAAGATCAAGAATAGGCTGGCTAGTTGGAAAGGTCGGCTCCTTAACAGAGCAGGCAGGCTTTGCTTAATTAAATCTAATCCAGCGTACAGCAAACAGAGCGGCTGATTTAATGGCTAAGACTGCTGCTTTAAACAAGCAGGTGTACCTAGAGTGGTTACAACCccctaataatttagacattattattagagaggAGTACTACTCTTTCTCTtaggtgtttttttttctttgtgttatgttcagtcaccaaaaaaaaaaaccaaaatacaTGTTAGTTATTTACAGAAGATAATTTTTACTTAAATGTCATGGATACTTATatttgtcttcttcttttttaaatgGTAGGTCAAAATATGAATCTAAATACGAAGAGGTCTTCATTTTTTATAAATagtgaaaaaatagaataaatgaaaatgcttatttttttgtttttaaatatcaaaatataagaataattaataaacaaaataggagagTATAAAAATTGTGTATCTGAAAAAAATCTTTCGTAATTCATCATATATCTTCTTATCAATAATTTCTTTAGTCTTAAAAAATCGCCAAatttattgaccataaaaataaatatataaatcctTCAagattattaaatatttataaaattttttcatcCCATCATTAACAGATAGTTAAATACAGAcatgtcaaaaaaataaataaaatgtacaTATAAAATGTaaagaaactatttttttttgtcaaatcaaATTAATGAGAGAAAAAGACATAACGCTATTTGTCTACGTAAAAAATtggtaacaaattaaaaaaataaaaaatggattaaaaatatagattgagtaagtaaattgaaaaaaaaaaaaattataaccacAATGGAGGAAGGCAAAGGAGTAGGATGGAGGCAATTCAAATgagaatgtaaaaaaaaaaggagaagaaaaacatcaaaaaaaatacaaaaatgataaatttttttaagaaactacaacaaaaattctaataaaataattagagtGAAGCTACAGATTACATTGTACTCAAAACAAAACGGTACAAACTAAAACTaagataaaactaaataaaatataatttaaatgaatatcacaaaatataataaaatttaccaAAAATTACTTACCAATACGACATATAATTTAATTGAACACTTCCTCCatcataaattattcttttattcttttcgTACATGCTTCTAAAACCAACATTTATCATAGTCATAGTCTATTTTCAAAAGGTGAAAATATTAGAGTTGAGTAAGAGaagtaaagaaaatgaaagaaatgataaaaaaatagattATTTAAGTGGAGGATTGAGAAAGAAGTTACGTGTGAATTTTTTTGTAACTGATAGTGAAATGCATAACTGTAAAGTTAGTTTTGGATTGTGTTGACACTTAGCAGggttaaaatagaaaagaaaattggacaccaaatttGAGGTTTtcgcattatatattgttatagataaataaatatcacaaaatataataaaatttaccaAAAATTACTTATCACTATTATTGATGATAATTGACTACTTCTTTCATCCTAAATTATTCTTTTGTTCTTCTCGTACATGCTTTTAAAACCAACATTTATCATAGtcataatttattttagaaaGTTGTCTAAAGAGTTATTCAAAAGGTAAAAATGTTAGAGTTGAGTAAGAGaagtaaagaaaattaaagaaatgataaaaaaaaatagattatttAAGTGGAGGATTGAGAAAGAAGTTACGTGTGAATTTTCTTTGTAACTGGTAGTGAAATGCATAACTGTAAAATTAGTTTTGGATTATGTTGGCACTTAGTAGGGTTAAAATAGGAaagaaaattggacaccaaacttgaGGTATTCGCAttactagcggctcaacaggcactaaCGTGCCTCttcagccgcttttctattgtttttaagaaatttatttattttttttattaatatattattcactctttaaatttattagataagtatgtttttattttaatgttgACGTGActttatttatatcatattttattaaaattaaaattattataaaccaaaatataattcaaaaaataatgataataacatTATTCTAATTCAAAAAGAGTATATATAAACTAAAATACATgttaattatttacaaaaaataatttttacttaCATATCATGGATATTcatatttgtctttattttttttaagtggtAGGCCAAAATATGAATCTAAATATGAAGAGGtcttcatttttttataaatagtgaaaaaatagaataaatgagaatgcttatttttttcgtttttaaatatcaaaatataagaataattaataaacaaaataggagagTATAAAATTGTGTATCTGGACAAAACTCTTTGTAATTCATCATATATCTTCTTATCAATAACTTCTTTAGTTTTGAAAAACTGTCAGatttattgaccataaaaataaatatataagcgcttcaaaattattaaattaaaaattatgtgtaacaaaatcaaaatacaaatttaaaaacattatttacaaattaactatttataaacgttattaagtttaattatttatttttaattagtatttaatttgaagtcgagataaaaatttatattcaaaacACTCTCTATCTTCATGCATAAtttcaattgttaaaaaatattttatttttctttttaattttatatttaattttattaaaatttcagaattattaatttagatttttattataTCCCTTACAATATCAAACACTATTCTTTCTCTCGCTATTATTCTCTATACAAATACATGTCATTGTCTTATCGCCATCTT from Arachis ipaensis cultivar K30076 chromosome B09, Araip1.1, whole genome shotgun sequence includes these protein-coding regions:
- the LOC107619377 gene encoding uncharacterized protein LOC107619377 isoform X1, whose protein sequence is MQIQMASVPFFSRFHLLPLNQSSFPPNSTFHLHLHNPQHPFTANANPSSSDHKAQDFATNPVQGIGGAPKKKKAKEKVHWVCSNCGYSAGQWWGVCRSCGEAGTMKEFHETKGSDNKVSGFAVMDGAVGSWLPHQEETQLRPLRLSEVNRGLDQLHWRIPLNGPCGNEVSRVLGGGLVPGSLTLVGGDPGVGKSTLLLQIAAMITEECNDSEASPVVYVSGEESVEQIGNRADRLGITEDIYLYSSNDIEDILKKVQYLAPRALVIDSIQTVYLKGIMGSPGGIMQVKECTSALLRFAKTTNIPVLLIGHVTKSGDIAGPRVLEHIVDVVLYMEGEKYSTHRMLRAVKNRFGSTDELGVFEMSHSGLQAVSNASEMFLSEQHLDSEILAGLAVAVIMDGSRTFLIEIQALCLSGSTGSRQVNGIHANRADMIISVLIKQAGLRLQENAVFLNVVSGLTLTETAGDLAIAAAICSSFLEVPIPNEIAFIGEIGLGGELRMVPRMEKRVYTVAKLGYRMCIVPKTAEKTLGNEGLEKMTLVGCRNLKEVIYTVFPKVGDVPWVRRWEPAWIWVR
- the LOC107619377 gene encoding uncharacterized protein LOC107619377 isoform X2 produces the protein MQIQMASVPFFSRFHLLPLNQSSFPPNSTFHLHLHNPQHPFTANANPSSSDHKAQDFATNPVQGIGGAPKKKKAKEKVHWVCSNCGYSAGQWWGVCRSCGEAGTMKEFHETKGSDNKVSGFAVMDGAVGSWLPHQEETQLRPLRLSEVNRGLDQLHWRIPLNGPCGNEVSRVLGGGLVPGSLTLVGGDPGVGKSTLLLQIAAMITEECNDSEASPVVYVSGEESVEQIGNRADRLGITEDIYLYSSNDIEDILKKVQYLAPRALVIDSIQTVYLKGIMGSPGGIMQVKECTSALLRFAKTTNIPVLLIGHVTKSGDIAGPRVLEHIVDVVLYMEGEKYSTHRMLRAVKNRFGSTDELGVFEMSHSGLQAVSNASEMFLSEQHLDSEILAGLAVAVIMDGSRTFLIEIQALCLSGSTGSRQVNGIHANRADMIISVLIKQAGLRLQENAVFLNVVSGLTLTETAGDLAIAAAICSSFLEVPIPNEIAFIGEIGLGGELRMVPRMEKRVYTVAKLGYRMCIVPKTAEKTLGNEGLEKMTLVGCRNLKEVIYTVFPKVTGSSHGNSH